A section of the Solitalea canadensis DSM 3403 genome encodes:
- a CDS encoding GNAT family N-acetyltransferase, translating into MNIITIDQEEQYIINNLYEFWSFVGKQSCKILTNQNYQAIMLSDSDWPKKIFRLGDGKNLESDVIQEIVQAIKLHQLPNAITLTETISTNYKEQLKVEGFVNAFKQQGMIVKLSDSVISEKISGNYQFKLVETNNDANLFASIASQSFKYKVDGAIVASLLNNNEKVKLFIGYDENEPAFCGLIFYDSEGYAGLHMIGTLPQFRGRGLATVMTNRLLKECMEDHKQFCVLHASAAGEPIYTKLGFKRIKEVITYSLGL; encoded by the coding sequence ATGAATATAATTACTATTGACCAAGAAGAGCAATACATAATTAATAACCTATATGAGTTCTGGAGTTTTGTCGGTAAACAATCCTGTAAAATTTTAACCAATCAAAATTATCAGGCAATAATGCTTAGTGATTCTGATTGGCCAAAGAAAATTTTTAGATTAGGAGATGGTAAGAATTTAGAGAGTGATGTGATTCAGGAAATTGTACAAGCAATAAAGCTGCATCAATTACCCAATGCAATAACATTAACAGAAACTATATCGACCAATTATAAAGAACAATTAAAAGTTGAAGGCTTTGTTAATGCTTTCAAGCAACAGGGAATGATTGTTAAGTTATCGGATTCTGTTATTTCAGAAAAAATAAGCGGGAATTATCAGTTTAAATTGGTTGAAACAAATAATGATGCAAATCTATTTGCATCTATAGCATCTCAGTCTTTCAAATACAAGGTAGATGGCGCAATTGTAGCAAGCCTTCTGAATAACAATGAGAAGGTAAAATTATTTATCGGGTATGATGAAAACGAACCTGCTTTTTGTGGCCTCATTTTTTACGATAGTGAGGGATATGCTGGCTTACACATGATTGGTACGTTGCCTCAATTTAGAGGAAGAGGTTTAGCAACTGTTATGACTAATCGATTATTGAAAGAATGTATGGAAGATCATAAACAGTTTTGTGTACTTCATGCATCGGCAGCAGGAGAGCCGATTTACACTAAATTAGGCTTTAAAAGGATAAAGGAAGTTATTACATATTCCCTGGGATTGTAA
- a CDS encoding pirin family protein, whose product MKTRSVSAVLPAFPIDMDGVPVKQVFPTQKIERIDPFLLLHHLQLSIPKYVIPEKAGVSPHPHRGFSPVTFIFKGGVHHRDSRGNNSVIYEGGTQWMNAGMGIMHSERPPKNIQELGGEQELIQLWINTPKAHKMDQPQYLPLTPEETPVVKSDDEKIEIQVVAGNLNDIKGGIPTLTPVNAFVITAHKGGKQNIQFPTSHNAFIYLLDGRLKIDGFGLVEGLNAVKFNNDGDGIGFEALENTRALLMTAAPINEPVVAQGPFVMNSESEILEAMRDYRMGKMGILIED is encoded by the coding sequence ATGAAAACCAGAAGTGTGTCTGCGGTATTACCTGCATTTCCGATAGATATGGATGGAGTACCTGTAAAGCAAGTATTTCCGACTCAGAAAATTGAGCGGATTGATCCTTTCTTATTATTGCACCATCTTCAACTAAGTATTCCAAAATACGTAATACCTGAAAAAGCAGGAGTTTCACCCCATCCACACCGTGGTTTTTCACCAGTTACCTTTATATTCAAAGGAGGTGTGCATCACCGTGACAGCAGGGGTAATAATAGTGTTATTTATGAAGGGGGCACTCAATGGATGAATGCCGGAATGGGGATTATGCATAGCGAACGTCCTCCAAAAAATATTCAGGAACTTGGAGGGGAGCAGGAATTGATCCAGCTTTGGATAAATACTCCTAAGGCTCATAAAATGGATCAGCCGCAGTATTTACCTCTTACACCAGAAGAAACACCTGTCGTTAAAAGTGATGATGAGAAAATTGAGATACAAGTTGTTGCCGGAAATTTAAATGACATTAAAGGAGGCATTCCTACTCTTACTCCTGTTAATGCCTTTGTAATAACTGCCCATAAAGGAGGGAAACAAAATATACAATTCCCAACTTCTCATAATGCTTTTATTTATTTACTAGATGGTCGATTAAAGATCGATGGATTCGGATTAGTTGAGGGTTTAAACGCAGTAAAATTTAACAATGACGGCGATGGAATTGGATTTGAAGCTTTGGAAAACACAAGAGCTTTGCTAATGACAGCCGCACCTATAAATGAACCAGTGGTTGCTCAAGGTCCCTTTGTGATGAATAGTGAAAGTGAAATACTTGAAGCAATGCGAGATTATCGGATGGGAAAAATGGGAATATTGATAGAAGATTAA
- the ettA gene encoding energy-dependent translational throttle protein EttA — translation MSDEKIIFSMAGVNKIYPPQKQVLKNIYLSFFYGAKIGVIGLNGSGKSSLLKIIAGLDKSYQGEVVFSPGYTVGYLAQEPELDNEKTVKEVVQEGAQAILDILKEYEEINEKFGLPEVYENPDAMDKLMNRQGELQDKIDAVGAWELDNKLERAMDALRCPEPDTKIAFLSGGERRRVALCRLLIQEPDVLLLDEPTNHLDAESIDWLEQHLQQYKGTVIAVTHDRYFLDNVAGWILELDRGEGIPWKGNYSSWLDQKAKRLAQEEKTESKRQKTLERELEWVRMAPKARHAKAKARLSAYDKLASEETKEREEKLELFIPPGPRLGNVVIEAQNVTKAYGDRILFENLNFSLPPAGIVGIIGPNGAGKTTLFRLITAQAQADAGSFRVGETVKLGYVDQSHDDLDPEKSVFENITGGTENILLGNKSMNGRAYVSKFNFNGADQQKKVGVLSGGERNRVHLAITLKEGANVLLLDEPTNDIDVNTLRSLEEALENFGGCAVIISHDRWFLDRICTHILAFEGDSQVYFFEGNYTEYEENRKKRLGNDTPHRIKYKSLT, via the coding sequence ATGTCAGACGAAAAGATCATATTTTCAATGGCGGGAGTCAATAAGATCTACCCTCCGCAAAAACAAGTTTTAAAGAACATTTACCTCTCTTTTTTCTATGGTGCTAAAATCGGTGTAATCGGTTTAAACGGCTCAGGAAAATCATCCTTATTAAAAATCATTGCCGGTCTTGATAAATCATATCAGGGCGAAGTGGTTTTTTCACCAGGTTATACCGTTGGCTATTTAGCTCAGGAGCCTGAGTTAGATAACGAAAAAACAGTAAAAGAGGTTGTTCAGGAAGGTGCGCAGGCCATCTTGGATATCTTAAAAGAATACGAAGAAATCAACGAAAAATTTGGTTTGCCTGAAGTTTATGAAAATCCTGATGCAATGGATAAACTCATGAACAGACAAGGCGAACTTCAGGATAAAATTGACGCGGTAGGTGCCTGGGAATTAGACAACAAATTAGAACGTGCTATGGATGCGCTTCGTTGCCCGGAACCAGATACCAAAATTGCCTTTTTGTCAGGTGGTGAACGCCGTCGAGTGGCACTTTGTCGTTTATTGATCCAAGAGCCAGATGTTTTATTATTGGATGAGCCTACCAACCACTTGGATGCAGAATCAATCGATTGGTTAGAACAACACTTACAACAATATAAAGGAACTGTAATTGCCGTTACCCACGATCGTTATTTCCTTGATAATGTAGCCGGATGGATTTTGGAACTTGACAGAGGAGAAGGTATTCCTTGGAAAGGAAACTATTCATCGTGGTTAGATCAAAAAGCTAAACGATTAGCTCAGGAAGAGAAAACAGAAAGTAAACGTCAGAAAACATTGGAGCGTGAATTGGAATGGGTGCGTATGGCTCCTAAAGCCAGACATGCAAAAGCAAAAGCACGTTTATCTGCTTATGATAAATTAGCCAGCGAAGAAACCAAAGAACGTGAAGAAAAGCTGGAATTATTCATTCCACCGGGCCCACGTTTAGGGAATGTTGTAATTGAAGCGCAAAATGTTACTAAGGCGTATGGTGACCGAATTTTATTTGAGAACCTAAATTTTAGTTTACCACCGGCGGGTATTGTCGGAATTATCGGGCCGAACGGTGCTGGTAAAACCACATTATTCAGATTGATAACAGCACAAGCTCAGGCTGATGCAGGATCGTTCAGAGTTGGGGAAACTGTTAAGTTAGGCTATGTAGATCAATCGCACGATGATTTGGATCCTGAGAAATCAGTTTTTGAAAACATCACTGGAGGAACTGAAAACATCCTTTTAGGCAACAAATCAATGAACGGCCGAGCCTATGTTTCAAAATTCAACTTTAATGGAGCCGATCAACAGAAAAAAGTAGGTGTTTTATCAGGTGGTGAACGTAACCGTGTACACTTGGCGATTACCTTAAAAGAAGGTGCCAATGTGTTATTACTCGATGAGCCTACCAATGATATCGACGTAAATACTTTGCGTTCACTAGAAGAAGCATTGGAAAACTTCGGTGGCTGTGCAGTTATTATCTCCCATGACCGTTGGTTCCTTGACCGTATCTGTACACATATTTTGGCTTTTGAAGGCGATTCTCAGGTTTACTTCTTTGAAGGTAACTATACCGAATATGAAGAAAACCGTAAAAAACGCTTAGGTAATGATACTCCGCACAGGATTAAGTATAAGAGCTTAACGTAG
- a CDS encoding ATP-dependent Clp protease ATP-binding subunit translates to MEAKFSPRVKDVISYSREEALRLGHDYIGTEHLLLGLIREGDGIAIKLLKGMGIDTYKLRKTIEDAVKGTSGTTVNLGNIPLTKQAEKVLKITYLEAKIFKSEVIGTEHLLLSILRDEDNIASQVLNQFNVNYEVFKAELEANVSGIRSEAPQSSSDEENYREEESFGSSKKTGDSKSKTPVLDNFGRDLTKAAEEGKLDPIVGREKEIERVSQILSRRKKNNPILIGEPGVGKSAIAEGLALRIVQRKVSRVLFNKRVVTLDLASLVAGTKYRGQFEERMKAVMNELEKSPDVILFIDEIHTIVGAGGASGSLDASNMFKPALARGEIQCIGATTLDEYRQYIEKDGALDRRFQKVMVEPATVDETIEILNRIKEKYEEHHGVNYTPEAINACVNLTNRYITDRFLPDKAIDALDEAGSRVHLTNIHVPQNIIDIEQRIEEIKVEKNRVVRSQKYEEAAKLRDTEKHLLEELERAKTEWEAETKTKRYVVSEDNVAEVVAMMTGIPVQRVGQADSQKLLGMSDELKGKIIGQDEAIKKLTKAIQRTRAGLKDPKKPIGSFIFLGPTGVGKTELAKALARFMFDTDDSLIQIDMSEYMEKFAVSRLVGAPPGYVGYEEGGQLTEKVRRKPYSVVLLDEIEKAHPDVFNILLQVLDEGVLTDSLGRKVDFRNTVIIMTSNIGARQLKDFGQGVGFTTATKAANVENHSRNVIETALKRAFAPEFLNRVDDVIVFNSLSKEDIFKIIDIELKSLLDRILSLGYTVQLTDDAKEYIAERGFDPNFGARPLNRAIQKHLEDPIAEEILKGELQDGDVMEVGVDKETNEIKINVLKEARKRKKKEEDNLS, encoded by the coding sequence ATGGAAGCAAAATTTTCACCGAGAGTCAAAGACGTCATTTCGTACAGCCGCGAGGAGGCATTACGATTAGGGCACGACTATATAGGCACTGAACATTTGCTTTTGGGACTTATCCGTGAGGGTGATGGCATTGCCATCAAGTTGCTGAAAGGGATGGGCATTGATACCTACAAGTTGCGTAAAACCATTGAAGACGCAGTAAAAGGTACTTCGGGTACCACAGTTAATCTGGGCAATATCCCATTGACAAAACAGGCGGAGAAAGTGTTGAAAATTACTTACTTAGAAGCCAAAATTTTTAAGAGTGAAGTAATCGGTACTGAACATCTGTTGTTGTCAATCTTAAGAGACGAAGATAATATCGCTTCTCAGGTGTTGAATCAGTTTAACGTAAACTACGAAGTATTTAAAGCTGAGCTTGAAGCTAATGTTAGTGGCATTAGAAGCGAGGCTCCTCAAAGTTCTTCTGATGAAGAGAACTATAGAGAAGAAGAAAGTTTCGGCAGTTCTAAGAAAACCGGCGATTCAAAATCTAAAACTCCTGTTTTGGATAATTTTGGTCGTGATTTAACAAAGGCTGCAGAAGAAGGTAAACTGGATCCGATTGTGGGCCGTGAAAAGGAAATCGAACGCGTTTCTCAAATCCTCTCACGTCGTAAGAAAAACAATCCGATTTTAATTGGTGAACCTGGAGTTGGTAAATCAGCAATTGCTGAAGGTTTAGCATTACGCATCGTTCAACGCAAAGTTTCACGCGTATTATTCAATAAGCGGGTGGTTACGCTTGACCTTGCTTCTTTAGTTGCAGGCACTAAGTACCGCGGCCAATTTGAAGAGCGTATGAAGGCAGTAATGAATGAATTGGAAAAATCTCCTGATGTAATCTTGTTTATTGATGAGATTCATACCATTGTTGGTGCAGGTGGCGCTTCCGGTTCACTGGATGCTTCAAATATGTTTAAACCAGCACTAGCACGTGGCGAAATTCAATGTATTGGGGCTACAACTTTAGATGAGTACCGCCAGTATATTGAAAAAGACGGAGCACTCGATCGTCGTTTCCAAAAAGTAATGGTAGAGCCAGCTACAGTTGATGAAACAATTGAAATCTTAAATCGAATCAAGGAAAAATATGAAGAACACCATGGTGTAAATTATACTCCTGAGGCGATTAATGCTTGTGTTAATCTTACTAACCGTTATATCACTGATCGTTTCTTACCAGACAAGGCAATTGATGCATTGGATGAAGCAGGATCACGTGTTCACCTTACTAATATTCATGTTCCGCAGAATATCATTGATATTGAGCAACGCATAGAAGAAATTAAGGTAGAGAAAAATCGTGTTGTTCGCAGCCAGAAATACGAAGAGGCTGCTAAACTTCGGGATACTGAAAAACACCTTTTGGAAGAGCTTGAAAGAGCGAAAACCGAATGGGAAGCTGAAACCAAAACCAAACGCTACGTTGTTAGTGAAGATAATGTAGCTGAAGTGGTTGCGATGATGACAGGTATTCCTGTTCAACGTGTTGGTCAAGCTGATAGCCAAAAACTACTTGGCATGAGTGATGAGCTTAAGGGTAAAATCATTGGTCAGGATGAAGCTATTAAAAAGTTAACGAAAGCAATTCAACGTACAAGAGCAGGATTAAAAGATCCTAAGAAACCAATTGGTTCATTTATCTTCCTCGGCCCAACCGGAGTTGGTAAAACAGAATTGGCGAAAGCTCTTGCAAGATTCATGTTTGATACGGATGATTCTTTGATTCAGATCGACATGAGCGAGTACATGGAAAAATTTGCTGTGTCTCGTTTAGTTGGAGCGCCTCCAGGCTACGTTGGTTACGAAGAAGGAGGTCAGTTAACCGAGAAAGTTCGTCGCAAACCTTATTCAGTTGTATTATTAGACGAGATTGAAAAAGCACATCCTGATGTATTTAATATCTTGTTACAAGTATTAGATGAAGGTGTGTTGACTGATAGCTTAGGTCGGAAAGTTGATTTCCGTAATACGGTAATCATCATGACTTCAAATATTGGTGCTCGTCAGTTGAAGGATTTCGGACAAGGCGTTGGTTTTACCACCGCAACTAAAGCAGCTAACGTCGAAAATCATTCACGCAATGTAATTGAAACTGCATTAAAACGTGCCTTCGCTCCTGAGTTCTTGAATCGTGTTGATGACGTGATTGTATTTAACTCGTTGAGTAAAGAAGATATCTTCAAGATCATTGATATTGAATTAAAGTCACTACTTGACAGAATTCTAAGTTTAGGATACACAGTTCAATTAACAGATGACGCTAAAGAATACATTGCTGAACGTGGCTTTGATCCAAATTTTGGCGCTCGTCCGTTGAATCGTGCAATCCAGAAACACTTAGAAGATCCGATTGCGGAAGAAATTCTTAAAGGAGAACTTCAGGATGGAGATGTTATGGAAGTTGGTGTTGATAAAGAAACCAATGAAATTAAGATCAATGTTCTAAAGGAAGCCCGTAAAAGGAAGAAAAAAGAAGAAGACAACTTAAGTTAA
- a CDS encoding TlpA family protein disulfide reductase, translating to MKLISTVLKILFPITILLACVVAIFLSRSLRLQNTDQIKFISQSEKLSSIKEIVNLPPFKNKVIVVDIWSVTCSPCLQQLKTATSFKKRLSTNDVVFLYISYNNKFRVDRQLKWKETIENNKLTGYHLEADADLYTNIWSEINKEKDAGQGIPRYLIVDKNGTIINFNASGLSKPDDFYQEILQVLNNTGSLSMK from the coding sequence ATGAAGCTTATTTCCACTGTATTAAAGATTTTATTTCCGATCACTATTTTACTAGCTTGTGTTGTAGCTATATTTCTTTCAAGAAGCCTCCGTTTACAAAATACTGATCAAATTAAGTTTATTTCTCAAAGCGAAAAATTAAGCAGTATAAAAGAAATTGTAAATCTTCCTCCATTTAAAAACAAAGTAATAGTAGTTGACATTTGGTCAGTCACCTGTAGTCCTTGTCTTCAACAATTAAAAACTGCAACAAGTTTCAAGAAGCGTTTATCCACCAATGATGTAGTCTTTCTATACATTTCATATAACAACAAATTCAGAGTGGATAGACAGTTAAAATGGAAAGAAACAATTGAAAACAATAAACTAACGGGTTATCATCTGGAAGCTGATGCCGATCTATACACAAACATTTGGTCGGAAATCAATAAAGAGAAAGACGCTGGACAAGGTATTCCGCGCTATCTCATTGTTGATAAGAATGGAACAATAATAAATTTTAATGCAAGTGGACTGAGCAAGCCGGATGATTTTTACCAGGAAATCTTACAGGTTTTAAACAATACAGGCTCACTTTCAATGAAGTAA
- a CDS encoding DUF922 domain-containing protein produces the protein MLLEKNVRNIPFKGILFLIIIVFELTGFDLQQVNAQVNKIKKAIDVKHYTITVSNRKGNSQDTVYYSKQHQLTWDDFRGTPRAESAYSAAAFTGFGYNGEVKYRGDTAIINIVMDVYFIQSYSWVRVDAKSDYALAHEQLHFDITYLITERLKKRLREIELDSDFDSIIQYQYLQSYREMNRLQERYDNETRHGIVVSEQLRWQTLVKNWLEEIHQ, from the coding sequence ATGTTGTTAGAAAAAAACGTTCGAAATATTCCATTTAAAGGCATTCTTTTCTTGATTATTATTGTTTTTGAACTCACAGGCTTCGATTTGCAACAGGTTAATGCTCAGGTGAATAAGATTAAAAAGGCAATAGATGTTAAACATTATACAATTACAGTTTCAAACCGGAAAGGTAATTCACAGGATACTGTTTACTATTCAAAACAGCATCAATTGACATGGGATGATTTTAGAGGAACACCAAGAGCTGAAAGTGCCTACTCGGCTGCTGCTTTTACAGGGTTTGGTTATAATGGAGAAGTAAAATATAGAGGCGATACGGCAATAATAAACATTGTTATGGATGTTTATTTTATTCAATCCTATTCATGGGTACGGGTTGATGCTAAGTCCGACTATGCATTAGCACATGAACAACTGCACTTTGATATAACATATTTAATAACCGAGCGTTTAAAAAAAAGATTACGTGAAATAGAGTTAGACTCCGATTTCGATAGCATTATTCAATATCAATATTTGCAATCCTATAGGGAAATGAACCGCTTGCAGGAGCGATATGATAACGAAACCCGACACGGAATTGTAGTATCAGAACAATTGCGATGGCAGACATTAGTGAAAAACTGGTTGGAAGAGATTCACCAGTAA
- a CDS encoding DUF922 domain-containing protein — MNQISLAACFSKHVCKSLVVLILLSISFESSAQFASNDGITPREKYILKIKERRNSSRYSDSIFYSQGKKLVWSDFSGRPSSNSGFAAITRSGFGMHWSEDFDGYTTIINLTVPVYFIKSKSWVKQHARKDYELAHEQLHFDITMLIAQRFITSLQQMDLNHNYAAIIQQEYRKFYNQLKVIQNNYDAETNHGLIKSKQKEWKDWIEGELEQFL; from the coding sequence ATGAACCAAATCTCACTTGCTGCATGCTTCTCAAAACATGTTTGCAAATCATTAGTAGTCTTAATTTTACTTAGTATTTCATTTGAATCGTCAGCACAGTTTGCATCTAATGACGGAATTACTCCTCGAGAGAAGTACATCCTTAAAATAAAAGAACGAAGAAATTCCTCCAGGTATTCTGATAGTATTTTTTATTCTCAGGGAAAAAAGTTGGTTTGGAGTGATTTTTCGGGAAGACCATCCAGTAACTCCGGGTTTGCTGCAATTACCAGAAGCGGATTTGGAATGCACTGGTCAGAGGATTTTGACGGATATACCACAATAATCAACTTAACAGTTCCTGTTTATTTTATTAAAAGTAAGTCGTGGGTGAAACAACATGCAAGGAAAGATTATGAACTGGCTCATGAACAGCTTCATTTTGATATCACCATGTTGATAGCTCAACGTTTTATTACCAGCCTTCAACAAATGGATTTGAATCACAATTACGCGGCAATTATACAACAGGAATACCGCAAGTTTTATAATCAGTTAAAGGTGATTCAAAATAATTATGATGCAGAAACCAATCATGGCCTTATAAAGAGTAAGCAAAAGGAATGGAAAGATTGGATAGAGGGGGAATTAGAACAATTTTTATAG
- a CDS encoding enoyl-ACP reductase FabI produces MAYNLLKGKRGIITGALDENSIAWKVAEKAHEEGATFVLTNAPIAMRMGEINVLAKKTNSQIIPADATSVEELTNLFTQAQEVLGGKIDFVLHSIGMSVNIRKNIPYTESNYDYFQKGIDVSALSLHKMLSVAKKLDAINEWGSVVALTYMAAQRTYPFYTDMADIKAMLESIARSFGYHYGLEKKVRINTVSQSPTKTTAGSGIKGFGDFYDYADAIAPLGNADAASCADYCITLFSDLTRMVTMQNLFHDGGYSSTGVSMEVMTKLGVEQ; encoded by the coding sequence ATGGCATATAACTTATTAAAAGGTAAACGCGGCATTATTACAGGCGCTTTAGATGAAAACTCCATCGCTTGGAAAGTTGCGGAAAAGGCACATGAAGAAGGTGCAACTTTTGTTTTAACTAATGCTCCAATTGCCATGCGCATGGGAGAAATAAACGTATTAGCTAAAAAAACCAACTCTCAAATTATTCCTGCCGATGCAACAAGCGTAGAAGAACTAACTAATCTTTTTACACAAGCTCAGGAAGTTTTAGGCGGTAAGATTGATTTCGTGCTTCATTCTATTGGAATGAGTGTAAATATTCGCAAGAACATTCCTTATACAGAATCCAACTATGATTATTTCCAAAAAGGAATTGATGTTTCGGCTTTGTCATTACATAAAATGCTTAGTGTTGCAAAAAAATTAGACGCAATCAACGAATGGGGTAGTGTTGTTGCACTTACTTATATGGCTGCTCAACGTACTTATCCATTCTACACGGATATGGCTGATATTAAAGCAATGTTAGAATCAATTGCCCGTAGTTTCGGATACCATTACGGATTAGAGAAAAAAGTTCGTATCAATACCGTATCGCAGTCTCCTACTAAAACTACGGCGGGTTCAGGAATTAAAGGTTTTGGCGATTTTTATGATTATGCAGATGCTATTGCTCCTTTAGGGAATGCTGACGCCGCCTCATGTGCTGATTATTGTATCACATTATTCTCCGACCTTACTCGTATGGTTACCATGCAGAACCTTTTCCATGATGGTGGTTATTCATCAACTGGAGTAAGTATGGAAGTTATGACCAAATTAGGCGTTGAGCAGTAG
- a CDS encoding DUF4403 family protein translates to MNLKFNNSIFFLSLAIFFTSCATAIKPIKPVADYSNTKVIYTKELSTIQLPVEMSLKEIQTQINKQLTGLLYEDNSFENNNKDNVMLKVWKVGDIQFNGNGNQFNIILPIKIWANVGWEVEKYGVKLSDFREVQFAAKINLTSKLNVNNWKMSSTTVINSIDWLESPTVKIMGKDVPVTYLANPAISMFKDRIAKMVDAQVEKNVDFKPQIVDALKKLTTPMEVSKEYNTWINFEPQSFYATQPNVANKQLKIGLGLKTYIETAIGQKPEVKTTKFEPEMYNVPKINDDFNINVVSFVTYPNAVKLLQQSIGGKVFEFQNGKKKIKVEQIDLWGNNGKLITALTLSGSLNATVYLTGVPFYDPKTQQISLQQVSFELDTKNKLAKAADWLAHGTFTKMIENQAKFSIADQMKESMQKAQSYLNNYQISKGVFVKGKINDISPDKTYLTENAIVATVVAKGNMAIKIEGM, encoded by the coding sequence ATGAATCTTAAATTTAATAATAGCATATTTTTTCTTTCACTTGCTATATTCTTTACGTCCTGTGCAACTGCAATTAAACCTATTAAACCAGTTGCAGATTACTCAAACACAAAGGTTATTTATACCAAAGAGCTTTCAACCATCCAGTTGCCGGTTGAAATGTCGCTTAAGGAAATTCAAACCCAGATTAACAAGCAACTAACAGGTTTGTTATATGAGGATAATTCATTTGAAAATAACAATAAGGATAATGTTATGTTGAAGGTCTGGAAGGTAGGGGATATTCAGTTTAACGGAAATGGCAATCAATTCAATATTATCCTGCCGATTAAAATTTGGGCAAATGTTGGTTGGGAAGTTGAGAAGTATGGAGTAAAGCTTTCCGATTTCAGGGAAGTACAGTTTGCTGCAAAAATTAACTTAACCTCCAAGTTGAATGTAAACAACTGGAAAATGTCGAGTACTACTGTAATCAATTCTATTGATTGGTTAGAATCACCCACCGTAAAAATAATGGGGAAAGATGTGCCTGTAACCTATTTGGCCAATCCGGCAATAAGTATGTTTAAGGATCGGATAGCTAAGATGGTAGATGCTCAAGTTGAAAAGAATGTCGACTTCAAACCTCAAATAGTGGATGCCTTAAAAAAGTTGACTACGCCAATGGAGGTGTCCAAAGAATATAATACCTGGATTAATTTTGAGCCACAATCGTTTTATGCTACACAGCCTAACGTTGCAAATAAACAATTGAAAATTGGGTTGGGACTTAAAACATACATTGAGACGGCCATCGGTCAAAAGCCGGAGGTTAAGACAACCAAGTTTGAACCCGAGATGTATAATGTTCCAAAAATAAACGATGACTTCAATATCAATGTTGTTTCATTTGTTACTTATCCGAATGCTGTTAAATTGCTGCAACAAAGTATTGGCGGAAAGGTTTTTGAGTTTCAGAATGGGAAAAAGAAAATCAAAGTGGAGCAAATCGATCTTTGGGGTAATAATGGAAAGCTAATAACTGCGTTGACGCTGTCAGGTTCATTAAATGCTACTGTATACCTTACAGGTGTGCCATTTTATGACCCTAAAACGCAGCAAATAAGTTTACAACAAGTAAGCTTTGAATTGGATACCAAGAATAAACTGGCAAAGGCTGCAGACTGGTTAGCACATGGTACGTTTACAAAAATGATTGAGAACCAGGCTAAATTTTCAATTGCCGATCAAATGAAAGAATCAATGCAAAAAGCGCAGTCATATCTAAACAACTATCAAATTTCAAAGGGAGTCTTTGTTAAAGGGAAGATCAATGATATCAGTCCGGATAAAACTTATTTAACAGAAAATGCAATTGTAGCAACCGTAGTGGCAAAAGGTAATATGGCCATAAAGATTGAGGGGATGTAA